AATGTTTAAGGCTCATGTAGGTgacgttcatttttttttttagacatgaaCAAAAAACGTTGGGCGAGTGACTACAAATTATGCGCGTAAACGAGTTCTTTGTTCTACGTTACTTCATAgtttattggtaggtatattataataattagagttGGGGACATATtggactaaaaaaatataaaaaatatgcagctaaaatttttttgttcgaaaaaaatccattatacttagttacaaaattacaaaaatgttaaaacgacaaaaataattttaaattaataataattaataatttaggaaTTAATAACAACGTAACCTAACTTAGATTAAAAGGATGAAGTAAAAAATGATGTAGATAAATAGATAGTTCTTCGTTCTTAAGTTATACAGTGCCGAGTGTCTAAGGTAGGTACTATGTAAGTACTCGGTTACAAAATACGATACACAAACGTACTGATTTTAAATTCTTCGTACAATCTAGACGTCattgagtttataatattttacgatggTCGATAGCTATGTCATTTATTAATCGACAAAGAGACTTCtttaaagaaaatttatttCGGGAATTATTTTTCCCAACAATCCAAATACGATATTACCCGAAACGGCcgaaactattatatttataactaaaaaaacacTAATATCCTAACAAATGTTGAAATTTGCacttttcctaaaatattatgacgaaaccgtaaaaaatatgcaaagtcaaactttgtatttaattcCACCATTtcacataataaatttatatctcaCCTAtgacaacttaaaaaaaaaaacattcaaataaaaGAAGTCCCCGTGAATCTTATATTGCGCCGAAAACCGATAGAAAATTTACTTTAagggaattttaatatttcgtaAAAATAGGAAGGTCCAGTTATTAAATTgagaaacaaatattttttgacggTGACTTAATCTGTGCAAtagaaacaaatttttttatgcataaacACAATAATTGTGTCATAATGTCATCGAATCGTTTAAATTAGTGTTGTTATGTAATGCGTtggatgtatttttttatggcaAAAAGTAGCACACTGATCGCCCAGAAAAAGTACTCGTCTTtctcgtttaaatattttgtttcgtaactataatataatattttacgactGCATGTTTACCCACGCCACTATCCGACGATAATGCATCAATCAAAAGCGGTAACGTCACGGGAACactataattacattttgtggttcttcgtttttattatatatttatgtttcttTAAtgaatattgtcattattttatgtattatttatcatttttttttttataaaaatcgttACCTACTGTTAAATATTACAGATGcgcttgatattattattctatgacTTGATGACACGCACAGTTGTAGGTATAGGCAGCTAaacgtataaaaatacttattattgcaTACATAAAACTCCTTAAGAGACAGAACGAACAGAATGCGCTGCTCTAAATGTGGCGCTCGTGTACACTCCaagtgtttttgttttgtttaacgAAAATAGGCTTGCGTGAATCAAAACCAAGTCAAAGTGTATTGGAATTGTTATAAAATCACCAAATTTTCACAGTCTGCTTCTAGTGAAGAACATTATCTGAAATAAAGCGTTTTCAAAAGTTCGATAACTTAATCCtctaatttttgataatttattgaacaatatAAACAACATCTTAATTTAAGCATGcgtaatattcttatattatgtacaaattttGTGATCTTAGCATTATTTTAACTTCCTACAGTTTTCATTCGCGCATACTCTGTTTTTAcactacaaattaaaaaaccttgctattatttaaggggcaatatttaggcaatttaTAACCTCGCCTTAGTCGCCCGGAATCTGTGTTAGttgcaaataattattagtgtgagtAAAATTCAATGCGGGTACCACTCTCGTACGCGCATGCCCATGTCAATAACTCgataagaatctaaaattcactatacgaataattttacaaaaacttaCTTATTGTCttggaaaaattaaagttagacGACctctgattttgattctgaaaaaatatttgaattcatcagaaaattgtAGATCTGTAGATCTTACGAAACACTTTTCGTTtgcaattttaattatgatttaaaaaaattcatattttcaaacattcaattattacagttggcaataatataagatttaatttttacagaGTGTTCCATACAATCTATAGATAATTTTCTGTcgagttcaaaatatttttcaaaatcggacaacgtgaattaactttaattttgaaaaaactttaGGTCTTTTGAGCTAAAATTCACTGCAGTAGCATGGCCTCTCAAAGGTGGTTCCTGTTAatctatttgtattatgtttccCATACCAAAGTAACAAGTTGGTACATATTGATATTGACatgacattattttaaatattctataacaaatattaaataatcaataaaatttataaaactataaggAAACTGTTTGAAAAAATTCTATTTCTTTAGTTCTATATCATcggtgtgtaatgtgtatgtttagttttaattatgattaaaaactaTGAGCTAGTGAAATATTTGTcatcatttaattataatttgtaactgCGGACGTCATGTGGTGTACGggtttgatataaatatagtttttctattttctacCGTAAAACATaactttatgaaaattaattttagttaataaattgTCGGTCATAAATTGAGAACTCTGTTTTTTCAGGCTTTAAACGATTTGTCATTCGAGTTGGTTTATGTCGGACGGTGAGAAAAGATAAAAGGATCCATAAAAAGCAACCATGTTAAAACACGTGCACCGAGCAAAATGTGCCGACACACTTAGCATTGTGTCCACAGCAAGTTCTTTCAACCATGAGCCTATGTCTAGTAGATGTTCAAGCATATCGTCGTTGAACATTTCAAATCCAGTTGTAAGTTTTTAGacgatttattttatcaaaattttgaaaaatatatttttgaaaattaattattaaattaaactttacaataacaaaattaaagctCAGAAACTctagttcaaatttcaaacttcgaacacatttaaagaaaaaaatcatcttaacaatttataataaaatatatttgaaaacatggttctcaagtacctatacttacgaATTcccaaaattataattgaagtTTAAtggttaaagaaaaaaaaaattgaggtgagcatgcttggaCGCAGAATCACCCTCTATTGTCTCTTGTATATCTATTCATGTTTTACttactatagtttatacatttttgtaaatgcaCTATTTAAATAGATGATTTCTAACCCTATACTCTAGTCATATTTCATGAATTTACCTACACACAATGTCCgtcttttatttgtattcaacACCTCTATTATTGGCGATTGAAAGCTTATCAATtatccgggggggggggggcaggggGTGGATCTGTAACGGAGAACTAGTAAAATAGCATATAAATGATCCACAGCGTCCCCGTTACACCTTATCACTTTCAATCGTCAATACCCTTTATCCgagaaacataaataatatagttaggaAAACggaaactaattaataatatatttactcgggctgaattttttatttcataactcTGCGGATGACGCTTATTTACTGTGTTATGGAATTattaatacgataataatagaatataatattataggatacGATCAAAGTGTACACAAAGTGTTTGCGTGCCGACCTCGAGTACAAAACACTCGGGCTGGCTTATACGACGACTTGCAGTGAAGTGATATCCATTCTGCTCAACAAATACCGAATGCGTCACAGGGACCCGAATTTGTTTTTCATGACCATGGAGATAAACCTCAGGAAAATCGGTAGGTTATAATAATGCGGCCGTGAATATTGGCTATAAGTGAATAACTGCAATTCAcgtttaaatcattaaattatttacgcaAAATATCATCATTGCAATGAtcgtattttgattgtttttattcaGGACTCAGAACTGTATTCGTCCTGGACAACGAATCGTGTCCTGCCGTGTTGCAGTCATGCCATCCCAGAGGAGAATCGAGGtgatttatagtattattaattcagacatatattattattaattatattatccaaTTTCGGTTTGATACTTCCGCATATTATGCTCTTAAacgttaacattatattatttgagtatttttaTATGACAGCTACACATATAACTTCATATGTAATATACTTCATATAACTGTTTTCATTCGCACAAAATCtacattaggttttttttcttcgaaattttcaacataatattgctgcatattttattaatcataatattatgtaaaacccTTAGTATCGATATTGCTATTTAGGTAACTCCACACAttatcatttgtttatttttattaaatttaacacttGCGTTTTGTTATTCGTTTAAGGTTTTGCTTGCAATCTAAAAAAGGTGGACTAGTGAAAGTGTACGACGGCGAACTGATGCCAGGGGTAAGTGTAACGATTATTCTTTGCTTGGAACTTTGAACTTATCCatattaacaattttgtttatttttatcagtCCAAGTATAAAAGCTTATTGATTTCTGAACGCACGACTGTCGACGAGCTGATCAAAATATTGCTCAACTGTTATAATAGCAAAGAGCAAGTTGAACAGTTTTCTTTGTACGAGGTAATTACATACAAAAAACATACCCATTATGCGATCGAGATTTCACTCctgcaattaatattaattataatgaattatcattaattattattttgttattttgaattAGTTATCGAAATTCGAAGAATACCAACGCAAACTCCACCACGATGACATGCCATTGAACGTGCAATGCTGTTGGCCCTCCAATAGCGACTACATTTTCATCATTAAAAGGAATCCGAATTATAAGTCAAAACAAGTGAGTTTAGTCAATTTTGTTACCATGTATTATTTGGACATTAACTCGTTGAAGGATAGTCACTCCTATAGCagtcttaataaaataatttgtcataTAACTATGGCTGGTATAACTGTCAAATATTAAAAGACGATTTAACAGACTTCCTACACTTGCATGTTTTttctcttataatattttaaaatactatgtatTTGTGACTGTGCTGATTATATACCTAGAAAACTCAAGTTCGAAATGACCCGTGGGGCACAAAGCCCCTACTTCCCTATTTCAAGCATTAATAATGTTTAGGATTCATAATCATAAATACTAGAGAGTCCTGTagaataaaagttgaaaatgaaCCATTGAGTAAAAGTGTCTTTAAagtgtcattaaaaataaaaagtaaacaataaaataagtatctgtacctaatatattatatattttttttacatggcATACGCCTATAtttaaatgtctaaaatatctCTATTGATAATCTTATTACTAATAAgttcataataactattaaaaattaattagatgATTTAtctttctttatttattatatacagttcaCCGATTCTGTTTTGGATCATACAGTTGACCAGCTGATGTGTTTCTTACATAAAAATGCCTATGCCTCACCCATTCACCATATTCTGCTACCCCTGATTTTTTTGGTGTGTGGGTGGACCCCCTGGCCctaaaatatttacatcataAAAATTCTACTacgtataaaaatgttaaaaataaactattgaataattataggctatagccatTAGCCTATTAGCCAATATAGATGTAACTGTTTCAATATACTAccccaatttatttttatgtgtgcGCCACTGATTCCTGCCCACCTCTAAGACATTTCTAAATACGCCCCTGCTTAGCTAttgtgtataacaatatttatgacttgcgggtattattatagatgtgacaatttcattttttccataattataaactaatggGTTTTCCATTTTGTTATTAGGTGCAGACAATTTGGACTGACCACCATCAAGAAAAAGAAGAACCTTCAACAAACGAATacgaaaattttatttatatataattagtgTCGATGTATCAAACgcatcatgtatataatatacactgtaaCAATTGTCACCGTGACCTTATTCGATGTTATATAACACAGAAGAATCAATTTGTGTCTGTTTTTATACCACCAATCATGAAAACAGTTAGCGATTTCTTTTTCGAGCTTTTAAAACTTGTAAGTTTTTAAGCATAGAGATGTATGtacaaaatatctattatttttttacttataaaataaatgtgtatgtgGTAGGTTTTAAAAATAGTGTACTATATATATGAACCGTGGAGCTACAACACAGTAGTAGTGTGTaggatttatttttgtaaatgggTCTCAAATTCgtgaaatgttaaaaaatgctcgttttctttttttttgctaaatattggaaaaaaattaaggcgTAAGGCCTACGATTGGATTACGACTAAAAATGTAATCTATAATAGTCTATACTTGAGTATGATAACAGTGTAATGTGTGACAACAAATGAATTTATTAACACTAATAGGTACAAGCCTAACTACATAAtgattttatactattaaaccGTTATTAAAACGATAATCATTTTAACCGTCAAAAGTTGTGTTACCAACAGAAAAATCAACGCCGTGATTTGATTCTAAAATTTTACTCATTGGGTGCctgtttaaattacattttagtcGTTGATCAATCAAGTACGctcttcttttaatttttttttatcgttatattatatatttttctttttttttaaaaaatacctacattGTTGTTTTTGAACAATGGCGGTCTATTATAAGTTTTTGTTTTGAGAATTATTTTAtggatgtaattttttttgtttgttaggtttatagtttattttaacattgaaaaaaaacattgtgtttaattttaaattgttaaaatcaaTTGATAGAATCACAATATGaactgtaataattttttttgtcaaagcAATCTGCCCAttctatacctacattaaacttCTTTTGATAAAAATGCTACTATTTTGTTAAGCTTTTACTAGTCTTAaatcattatgttttgtttataatatgtaagttcatTGATGAAccaattatgtatgtatgtcaATTGAATTTGTCATACAATATTGTGGAATAATAGTCACTTGTTTAGCTGTTAGTTTGGGTGCCTAAATTATggataacatattaattattaatactcgggtaaaatttgaatttgttgtttaaattaaattaatgaatttagtACTGCGAGTTCACATGATGAGGTACAATATGTTCAGTCTGACAACTTatgttagaaaataatattttaatacaaaatgaaTATGCCGATAccaatagttaattttatataatattttattgcattaaacTATGTAATGGTGATACTTGATTGATGTTAATATAACTATtgtgttacaaaatattattattcacttgaAATAGTTATTACACTATtgataaattgtgtataataataatattatattaatataataatataataatattttactaataaaataaattcaaatggcatatttaaagtattattatccGACATTATTAGTTGTTGGATAGACAAGTTGTAGGTGATCACTAAGATGAAATATCgtagtatattttatgtgtttttttcttatttgtacatatagtaatttttattttttctaatcctatttttcaaagttataaagttatatttaacagtaaaatattcattattgttaaatatttaagtacagtAAAGTCTTGATAACTCAAATCTCAaggtgaataaaaataaattcaacttatgtatttttcgagttatatttttcaaacgcaACTTAAAAACAATTCAAGAGACAAGAAAAAAATTTGAGGTTTGAGTTATTGAGACTCAAACTTATATTAATACAGATTGTCATCatacattataagttataaccaaaaTGCATTATGGTGCATCGGAACAATGTATGTACACTGTACttagactataaattatgttaaaagaCTTATGAGATGATAaaggtatgtatttttttttaccaataatGTCGTTTAAGAATTATTGATTAAAAGTGTATTTTGGTAATTGATTTTGGACATTGTATTTCCTTACGATTATGAATTGTGTTAGAATTAAGTCTGTAATTTCacaatattagattttttttgtttacaacatataatttaagttaatcaCCTTAAGAGGGCTTTACATgacattcaaataatttataaaaaatgtttattttacatttgatgAGCTGCTTGTAATAAGGATCAATTTTTATTGGCTCAGCATTGAAATTTTtcttcattaaataaaatagtataatgtaaattacctttcaaatagttttataatttacaccCTCTAAACTTTGAgggtaaattgtaattttttttctgtttactgTAAGATACTTAAAACTGTCTAAACAATGTAATGTATATTGAActctatacttaaaaaaaaaaatctttagtcatagattattaatgttatttgccaaagattatgtatatttgtattattaataacaaataaaaacatatttgaagcattcaatataaactaaaaataatttgtactttATTTCAatgtgtgtacataatattctaaataatgataatattcagacattattaaaaatggcTAGTCATTTTAGTGATACTAAACTTGCCTATCTAAAGCAGATAATGTCGCAAACATATCTTGTCAATATTGTcagcgcaatatttgttttctttcttaaactcacgcgcaacatagataaaacgctttcaattaaaatcatttatatgaTCTTGGAGTAAAATCaccttttacaataatattatttgactcTGTATTCGActtgaaaaatgaattaaaatttaaaatttatatatcctttaaattatttttaagataatatttaaccCATTTCACAccctcaaaaaaaatattctctattgtttttgtaatgggtgattttactctaagattactataaaaaataaaaaaaatgattctgcctaaaaacgttttgtctatgttgcgtattggccagagagagaaaaccatGCTGACAtcatcttaaataaaaataacttttttttgtccAAGTCTGTAGCGGAACACAAAATTAACAGGCCTATAATCATTAATTAGGTTACTTTTAGCAAAAACatacatgataaataataatttaaagataattaacaatgtattagaaatatattaatgtaattttacaaaaacttatataattcttattattatattataatttatttcaacataatttgttataccGCTATGGAAGTTTTAAGTGCAAGCTAAGCAAGCTGAACAATAGGTCATGggaacatttattacatttgtatttaattttgcaGTAGAATCATTGGGGATCCTTGAGATCCCATATCTGTCATAAATAAGACACTCATAATGGTcttcataaaatttaataatctaaACCTGATAttctttaacataatataagtaatacattGTATGCTTAGTAAAACTCTACTTTAAGCACTTCAATAACCATTAAACTTACTGTTACCAATATTGACTTATGTCCACTTAACACAGAACCCTCATTTCTACTAATTTTAGGAAACCTTTAACGAAGATAGCGATGAGACTCAGATTACagataataattcatatatatattttcattagttgTAAAACATATTGAATACTTTTGTTTGttcattaaattcattaaagGCCAtccttacaatgtccggtaaagtgtcggttaatgctaaccgactgataacagattttattaccggcagaattcggccggttaagtgtTGATTAACTTTAACCAGACATTGTAAGAACAGCCCTAAAAGTTTGTTAGagatagttatacattttttttttcataatgattcattttttgtttattagaaatgtttttgaataaaaatgtcatggttccttaaaaaactttaatttatgtatttttaatattgctacaaaattaattttgggaTTTGAATGAATTTAGCTACCAAGTTAAGTGACacattttcaggaaaataaaacacgagttattttttttttttgaattgacCATACGACCTAAAATGTTCACAATTCACAGAGAAGAACTTTATCTAtgtctgcatattatatttttcttaaaaggCAATCCAAATCATTTATTTGTAAAGATTCACTTTTGTTGTTACGCGAAACCATGTTTTGTTATTACTCAACAATCACTGTTGGCTGATATTTaactacatttaaaatactttgaattagtataaaaatattattaaaattaaaaataaaatcttaaaatgtcattataattgCTTATAGTAAACCCCTCGAAtagcgggtgtggcgtcctcacAGTAGTTTCTACAGTTTCGAAAATTCAACACCGACCGCTTGtaaggagttcaatataggcaattttttttaacaattatcgTTCAAATGTATGCGTAGTCGCGTGTGATTAATGATCATTTGAGTGTGTTCTATGTGACCATGTAACTACTGAGTACTGActgtaatgtttaaaataacaacaaagcgctactcaaatattaattattttgtttttttgttgtctgAAAGTATCAATGTTTGGCCTATTGTATTAACAAACATATTTGATTTCGTTGTGAAGTTAACTTGAAATCTActttcttacattttttaattagtttgttcagttcaatattattaacatttagacattttgaatattcaacatttaaaaatgacatt
This genomic window from Metopolophium dirhodum isolate CAU chromosome 1, ASM1992520v1, whole genome shotgun sequence contains:
- the LOC132935911 gene encoding uncharacterized protein LOC132935911, with amino-acid sequence MLKHVHRAKCADTLSIVSTASSFNHEPMSSRCSSISSLNISNPVDTIKVYTKCLRADLEYKTLGLAYTTTCSEVISILLNKYRMRHRDPNLFFMTMEINLRKIGLRTVFVLDNESCPAVLQSCHPRGESRFCLQSKKGGLVKVYDGELMPGSKYKSLLISERTTVDELIKILLNCYNSKEQVEQFSLYELSKFEEYQRKLHHDDMPLNVQCCWPSNSDYIFIIKRNPNYKSKQVQTIWTDHHQEKEEPSTNEYENFIYI